From the Trifolium pratense cultivar HEN17-A07 linkage group LG4, ARS_RC_1.1, whole genome shotgun sequence genome, the window TGATTAAAAGCATGGAGTTCAATCTGATTAATGCAGAGGAAGAAGGCATTACTTTATCCTGTATGGGTGATGAAGGACACAAAAGTATAGTAATTCACATATGTTCAATAATATCTCTGGTTTTGTTTTGCGCTGAAATTGAACACTTTGTCCAGGATTTGTTGATTTAATACTTGCATCGGCAATATTTTCTGAAGGACATGACGCTGTTATAACCTCAATCAGTTGACCCAAATGCTTCTCAAAGAAGATGTCAATGATAGTGTCCCTCTATCAGATAAAACTAAAGCAGTCAATAAAACAATTgcaggaatatatatatatatcttaccAACATAGAAAAAACTTCCATTTTACGTGATACATtataaaacacaattcaacattaaaatattataactgCGCAAACAAACTTAAATTTGTTGGCACACGGTTTTACCTGGGCCAAACTTTTTCAACAATTGGTAAAATAGGAGTATACTATAAAACAATTTAATGACACTCCTAAATTAAACAGCCAATACACTTCGGATGTAAAAGCACCACAAACTCACGAAATGAGAAAAACAAACCCCTCCccttaaccaaataaaaagTCAAGAAGATAGTTGACAGCAACAGCCAATATAGACAAAGAATAACACTAACAAAAAGGttcaatataaattatatggAGGAAAGAGATGTACCAATTTAAACTATATAtaactattaaaaaatgaaaatgcaaaACAGCTAATATCCAGAAAAGGAACTGAATTCAATAAATTATCCATCTAGGTTTGAGAAAGAGGTCCAAGAAAATACAGAAAAATATACCTGTGGTCCAGACAATGTACTCGAGTCCAATAGAATACGAAGAATCTCAAGAAACTGGCAGTGCATGCTCTCTCCGAAATCTGTTACCATTCCCTTAACCTGTACATAATAGCACGACCAGCAATTACATGCAGGACTAGCCTTCCAAAAATCATAAATACATACATGACAGATCAACTAATAGAAGATGGATTTAGAACATACTGCTACATATGATATTAGTGTAACAGCTGGTCCAGAATCTGTTAGATTCAGTTAGGTATGGTTATAATTATCAGTTGTAACATATCAGCGAAGTTCTGACTGCTGCAACTGCACTTAGATCAGTCTAACCCGTACAGGAGTGTTTTCTTTTAGCATAAACCCAACTGAAAATGCAGAAGGTCAAATCTTCTGCATGGACCGACATTTTTTAACAAGACTACGCTATCGATACACCAAAAGTGCAAACCTCACTTATTTGTCTCCAACAAATCATGAGATTTTCTGTTAGAATTGGGCCTACCCCAAATTATCTGCACCAGGTACAATTATTCAAATTTGAAGCCTTCTATGAATAAGCTAAAATTCTATGGCAATTCTATGAATAAGCTAAGAAACACTCTGTTCAGCAAaacccaaacaaaaaataaataactgaATTTGGAACAAGTTTCCACTTAAAAATAATGTATATAACCGGATTTTCAAATCTGAGTTACTGCCGAACACAAAACTTAGAAGCTAATTTCAACAAAAACCATAGTTactgtcaaattttatattgggcctaactcatcctcacaaaaccggcttgtaaggtgagggttaccaaagctatataaacgctacacaggccatatctcttagcaatgtgggactaaatccaccccttcacacccaacacaatgaaggtgttggaggctgcaatgaaggcaactcaaatgccgcaattaggcagatgggggcggaccgcaatgaaggcggaatatccaacacaccccctcacgctcaggcccaatgggcctgaagcgtggacgatgcgggaagcccaacaatagatctaggataggctctgataccatgtcaaattttatattaggcctaactcatccctacaaaaccggcttgtaaggtgagggttgccaaagctatataaacgctacacaggccatatctcttagcaatgtgggactaaatccaccccttcacacccaacacaatgaaggtgttggaggctgcaatgaaggcaacccaaatgccgcaattaggcagatgggggcgaaccgcaatgaaggcggaatatccaacacaccccctcacgctcaggcccaatgggcctgaagcgtggacgatgcgggaagcccaacaatagatctaggataggctctgataccatgtcaaattttatattgggcctaactcatcctcacaaaaccggcttgtaaggtgagggttgccaaagctatataaacgctacacaggccatatctcttagcaatgtgggactaaatccaccccttcacacccaacacaatgaaggtgttggaggctgcaatgaaggcaacccaaatgccgcaattaggcagatgggggcgaaccgcaatgaaggcggaatatccaacagtTACAAATATGATCCAGAATTCCAATGTAAAGAGGAAGGCATACACTCACATAGACACATATAGTCTACCCTACTAGGTTAATTGATTTCTGTAAATTATTACACTTCAAGTCATCCAAAAACAAATATGATCCCATTTACATACAAAAAGTTGAATATGATCCCATTTACATAAAAAAAGCATACCAAGAGTCCTAGAAGAGCAACTCCTTCCTGCCGAACAACATATGATCGCAAAAGATTAGGATCCTGATTCATAAAAAGAAGGAGGATGTCTGTTCTGCAACCATCACAATGATTTCCTATTAGAAATTAATCATAAAGTAGTGTACAACCAGAACAGTCAACTGAATTTTATATAGAAACCTAACAAAAGGAAGAATCAATACCCAGTTAGCACAAGTTTTTTGTCTTGACTTTGCAGAACATCACTGACAATGTCAAAGATTCCTTCATTCATCAGATCCCTACAAACATCAAGAATATGAAACTACTAAACAATGGGATTCAACAGACACCCAAAATGTAGAATAAATGGTAAAACAAAGTAAGGGTATGTGAAATATGTATCACTGTTCCGAATCAGAAGAGTGTTGTTAGAAGTTCCGCTCAAAAGCAGCTATTACAGACATAACTTTTCATAATTATATATCAAAAGATTCCTCTGTCAGATGTTGTATGCTAATTGCTAAGTACGAACTTGCTAATTGGTAGGATGTTAAATCACATGTTACACACAAAATTTGACAAATTGAAATTCCAAATAAGGTTTAGTCGAAAATCTCTAACTTGGTCCATGTGATCATATAGGAAATTAGTAATAGACCAAGGAGAACTGGCTCCACTGAAGTCTACCATAAACTCCTAAAACAAGGGGTGGAAAATTAAGCAGAATAGTTTTTTATATGCATAACCGAAGTACTTCATTAAAAACCGACAATCAACAGAAGCAGAACAGGTTGTATCACAATACCAATGCAACATACCTAAAAAGCCGAAGCTGCTGGACCATCTGTAAGCTCTTGCTTACACTACAAAACTCATACAAGAAATGTACCTgttcatcataacataagaggcaaattatgtttaaaataaataagaggCAAActatgtttaaaataaaaatccatGGAAAATCAAGACTCATGAGCATTCATCAAGGCAGCATCAACATCTATCCATTATAAAAATACAAGATAGGAAGCAACACACTATCGTTTTAAACCTCATTATATGATAGTTTTATACTCATGATTCATTTGGATAGAAAGTAAAGCAGTCTCCGTATCCTACTTGCAATATAATTTTTCATGTATTTACAATTGCTCTGTTATGGACTTCAGGGGCATTGTGATGTACATGActtttttagaagaaaaagaagaaaatttaaCAGAACATTGTGTTAAAGGAAATATTCTGTTGTATCCAAAAGGTTTATTTTCAAAGACTACAAATGAATACCTTATCTGATTCATAAAAATGAGACCATATGAATGCAACCCTTCCTATTAAAAGTAACATTTTAGTGTACAAGCGTGAAGTTCATAAAGGCAATGGATCCATTGTACAAACATCGCATATTGATATATACAGTGGTCTGAACTCTGAAAAAGATGAAACTAAAGAACAAGGAAATGTCTGTTGAATTATTTCAGCACCAAAGCTCATGCATTGTTTAGTGAAAGTTTAAAACTGAAACAAAGGAGTATCTATCCACAGCAAATAACAGTTACAGCATTGTTCCATTCTAACTCAATATCTCGGAAACTCCAATTATAGACAGAAGCAAATGATACGATGTCTTATCAAGACCTACCAAGTTCTTCTTTGACTCTTGAGACGTGCTGGGTGATTTTAACCTAGCAAACAACTCCTGGATGAATGTATTGTCGTCCTTCAACATAGCAATAACCTAGAAAAAAACAGATTACTCAATAATAAACGCAACCCTATgttaaataatgtaatttcttTCTCTGATAAACACAACTTACAAAGGCATTGTTTGCATGTATTATGGAGTTAATGGTTGCACAAGTAGCATCGTCTAAGACTCTGGCCAAAACAACATCCTAAAAGTGGGAAAAGAAGGTAAGCTCACATTGAAGAAAAATGTCAGCAATAGAAGTCTCAAAAAGGAGCAAAACCTTCAAATAGCCAACTCTATATGTCTGATGTATCTTCGCCAGTGCATTGGGATCTTTTATAGGTATGGCCTACAAGAGAAAATTGACAACATACAATTGAGGTAAAAGTTTCTACAACATCTTCAGATCTACCCGCCACCTTTCAGTTCTCTAAAAATGAAaggtaaataaaaatatacctCCTTAAAAACAACATGGTCCTTTAAGAATTTACGATGATGCTGAACAGTAGTACTTTCTGGATCATCTGCATGTTGCTAAAACAGGTGGTTCAGCAATCAAAATACGTgaggaaaagaaagaagaaatcaaaatgaaaacaaCCAATATGATTTCTCTTTAACTGAAACCACTAACAGCAGTTAAGGGATGCTATAACACAATCAAGATAtccaaaacattttaaatttaaaaggaaaacaagtagagaaaaaaattagaaaaattactCTTGTGGTCCCTTAACATAATTTCAGGTAACGATTTAGTATTTCATTTTTCCAAATCATTTTGGTCCTTCAACCATGcttggatatggatttcaagCTACAAATCTATGGTTTCTTTCCATGTGCACTCTCAATCATAAAATATGTTATGCCCCAAAATAAAACCGTAGATTTGAAGCTTGAAAATCCATATGCAAATCTGGGTAAAGGATCAAAATAGcatggataaaaaaaaaaataaaggacaaaATTGTTGCTTGAGAATAAGTTAACGGACCATGGGAGGGAGTAATTTTGCCAATATACTATTTATGGAGTAATCACTGAACGAGAATAACTCATCACTCAATTGGGAAACTAATTTCTGAAGAATTCACTTACACTCAAGGGCACCGATAATGTCCACTATAAACTCGTCCTTAAAAATTTTCTCAAGAATTGGTGGACTATTAAGTAAAACTGCAAAAGTACATGTTACAGAATTAATAAGTACAAAATTGATAAAATAGGGATTCTAAATTAAAATGATGCAAAAATCAATACTGACTGATCCCTTTGACGATTTTGTAAATCGTGTGAAGGCTATCCATGTTTTCCAAGTCTTCACACATTCTAAATAACTCCATCAGCTTCCGGAAAAATTCTTGCTACATtatataacaaaaattaaaaatgatagatattacaatacaaaaaaaaaaaatacaccgGGAACACATTCTATTCAGCACTCTACCATACAGATGATTGATGTGATACACAGGCTTCTAAATACAGACGGAAAAGAAAACACAAAGAACTACGCAACCAAGCTTATGATGCACAGACAATAGACAGTAGTAATCCGCATTAGGCTTCTATTACAATTTGAAATTAACAGGATAATCATCACTGAAATGGCATATGCTCCAAGTGATATGCCATATAAAGCCACAACATGACAGACACAATATCTTCAGGAAATATGATTCTTTTCCTAACAAACTATTAAGGAAACATACAACACCGTATATTTTCTAGATAACTGGACACTGGTAACAACTTCATCTGTATTTATTTGAAGATAAGAATTGCTAAATGGCAGCTTACATTACTTGATAGTAGCTCTGTTACTCGTATTTGATCTGAAATGCTGCTGTCAACAACAGTCTGCAAACGAAAAAAATAAGCActatattcaaattaaaatcattcCCTGGCTGTTGTATTACACTCAACAGTACCgagattttatgatttttaatgGATATTATAAAGAGAAAATCAGTATCACAGAAGCAACAACACGATGAGAATCAAACCTCGTTTTATTAGATGAGAATGAATAAAAAATCAGTAATAATGAAGAGATAGATAGAGACAAATTGAAGAAAGATGTGATGGACatgaaatttgatattattaatccacaaaaaataaacaagattAAAGCAACGCTCAAACCTTAAGAATCAAAGGTAGTGTTGTTAGTTCAACAGCAGGCAACTCCCTTAACTCGCTGTTAGTGCTCTGAAATGGCTCATCTGATAAATAACAACAGCAATGGTAAAACATCAAATAATCTGATTTGGCAAATAAAGCAAAGGTAAAACACTGTAGTAACAATTTCATTTTACAAATATTTCAGCATAACTCTTTAGGTCAAAGTAGCAACAATATCGGATAATATGTAACATAAAAGAGTCCTTTTTAGAAGACACAAAAGTGCATCGTACTGACAGGTAGTAATGACTAATgagattaaaaatttatgtCACTTACTATTTAAAGTATTGAAATGCATATTCCTCTGCACATTGCAAATATGGTCCCTGAATGAAACAAGCATAGTAATTAAGCTCAATCCACAgcagcaacaaaaaaaaaccaagaaaaaagGTAAAAATCACCAGTTATTCTCTGTTACCATATGTAAGAGCATCCGCTAGGCTCTTGAAAGCTAAGCGCCAGTTCTGTGGAATATTCTGGATCTCTCCATGAGATAATTGAATCTGAGGATCAAAAACATCCAACAACAGATAAATAAATGAACTATAAATGCTCACATGCATAGATGAATTGCAATGCCCATTGTTGACATGTGTGTGTGTAAAAGAGAGAGGGGGGTCATATAAAGTTGCAAATAACCTTCTTGCTTCCTATAAATATCATCAGAACTGATGCGATGCAAAAGTATAGTCTCGTTGTCTTCTTCATCATAAACAAATAAGCCCAGCTCCTCTGATCGCTGCATTATAAGATATAAGATATTTTATATAGTTTGATTGCAGGTAATCTCAAGGTTAGtccatttgaaaaataaaaatcaactgtaaataaacaaataatatacATTTGCATATGGTAATATCATATGTGTATTGACCATCTATTCTTTTGGATACTATGAAGTATCAACGAAGCTGATTTTATCATTGGGAAGGGGAGAAGATGTAAtagtaattataattataatattatatataggaAAAAATAAGTGTTCATCAGTAAAATTAATACACCCACTATTGTTATTTTTACCCATGTTTTCCTAATTTTTATTCTGATGTTAAAGAATGGGAGTCTTACCTTCCCATGAGAATATTAGATATGTTGTAACTCAACCCATTATATCTTCCTACTTCTACCTCGTTCtaccacaatttttttattttgaatttttatattgcTTGTATTACCAAGTACTTACCAAACACTGAATTATGCCTAGGAATAGAAACTAACACTTTCTAAGGGAAAGTCAAGCAGATACATGAAGTAGTCATGTCAGTCACAGACGAAAgcttcaacaaaaacaaaaaaacaagttttctGCTACATAAATCAAATGGCATCATTGTATGTATTCTGTGGGTTCCATCATAAACTGATTAACCAAGTCATTATGTCACATATGAAAGTGCAGGAAAATGATTTACATACCTCCATATAATCAATAGTTACATGCCCAGTACCCTGGTCATCCCATTTTCCATCATCATTCAGACGGTACACCTTGACACGCTGAAAAACAATTAGAAGAGAAACTAAGTAAAGAGTATTGTTTGATATAAGCTGGTCAACAACAGAAAATACTTATTCATATATGCCTACAAAACACTGACAATAACAGTATAGAAGCAATAAAAACTACTGCCCTTACTCATACGGGTAAAATGCTTTAAACCAAAATTTAAGCACTAAAAAAACCACTACATAGTTACGGATGTTTTAGTGCAAATGTTTATTGCTTAGTGTTGgaaattccgccttcattgcggttcgcccccatccgcctaattgcggcatttgggttgccttcattgcagcctccaacaccttcattgtattgggtgtgaaggggtggtggatttagtcccacattgcttagagatATGGCttgtgtagtgtttatatagCTTGGGCAACCCTCACTTTACTAgctggttttgtagggttgagttaggcccaatataaaaccTGACACTTAGTATTGAATAAAACTGAAATCCCACGTAGAAAAGAGATAAGGGCATAAAGAAAAGAGATAAGTGCATAAGGCCTTaaatgagtttataaagagtgACAACCCTTACCTTACAAGctgttttgtaaggatgagttaggcctaatataaaaattaaatatgatatatCAAAGTCTGTCGATCCTGGCCACCCACAATTTATATTCACACACCGAGCCCAATACTATAGTACTGAGTGGGAGGGgtgtattttgaaaaacctaAGTGTCACGtagaaaagaaatataattgAACAATAACCAGTGCATTCCAAATATTAACAGTAATAACAGATAAAAgtttaaaaaagagaaaatgatgagTATTACTATTATCCAACAAAATACCAGCTGAAGTCATAAGCTCTGGTATCGAGAAATTCGTCTATAGCTCTAACATGACTGTTTATCCAAAATTCACAAATCAAATGTTCCAGTGCTACTGGATCCTTGTCTAATTACTAAAAGCCGAAGAGCATGAGCCCGATTCCTGATAGCCTCAAAGTGGATGAGGAGGCCTGAAGGTAATGACCGAACTTTCACCCTTCAGTTTAATATTTAACTTCATAAAAAACCCAGGGGATAGTTTCCGCAAAACTAAATACATTTATTACAACAATAAGCATGTTCCTTCATTACCGTATTTGTAAAGGGACCTATAGGCATTATGTGGCAATGTGAGATTTTGGGTGGTGGTGAGAGCAGGGACGGATCCCGAAATATATGAaacggggggccaaaaaatctatattaatttttttttgttactggGTTATTGATACAAAGTTATCCCTATTGTTTTCTAATTTTTAGTGgctttaatattttcttgaaagaaattaacttctttttttgttaaaatgttattggtacgaagtttttaCCATTATTTAGCAGTGACTAATCTCTATATATTGAGAATCCTCTGGAGTACACAATGTAGTTCTTTCATCCcaaccaaattttttcatacacaaaacatagataGATCGAACTCTGACTACTTGCTTAAGAGATATATGATTCTTATTCACTTAAACCAATTTATTGTCCATGtatattcattcataatattcATAGTCTTATGTATATAAAAAGCTAATGAACAAGAGGGAGGGAGGGGCTGCTTGCCCCTGGCTAGATCCGTGTCTGGGTGAGAGTAGCAATCTGGGCCCCTCTCTCTAGTTATCGTCTGTCTTTTTTAGCTCCACCGATTCTAGCCAATCATATTCCTTCATTACCGTATTTGTAAAGGGACCTATCCTCTGTTTCTATATTAATACATAAGTTGATTGATCGATCAAGTGCTAGTTCTTAAATTCTCAGTTGATTACCTTCAAATACCAATCAACAAATGAGGGAAGTACCCTTGTTGATTGGTATATGCATGTGCCCCTGCTGAAAAGTGAGGGGAACAGTAGTGAACACTACTATTTATGTGACTGAATTATTCCCACGTAATCTTAGAAGCTTAGCTTCCAAGTTCCAACACATGGTTAATATCAGATGAACCGGCTCTCGTAAACAACAATAAGAAAACTGGTAATTCCATTAAAATCATATGACATCACAAAATTCCCAACTGATATTTAACATCacagtttcaactttcaagatACATATTTATGAGACCGTAACTCTACTGTATAAAACAAAGAAATTGCCCACACAAGTTGAAGAAACCAAACAACGAAACTATAAGTTATAACAATTAAAAACACGAGTGAGTGAGAGTTAAAGTAAAGTAAACAAGTCTAAATGAATTAACGAATATAGCTAGAAACTAAGTACAAAAGCATTCGACAAACAAAATCGAAGTTTGAACTCAAAACAACATTAAATAGTATCAATTATAATCAATTATAATAAAACTAACTTGCCTGCATCGAATTAGCGTTAGTCTGTGGTTTCTCTGGCGCACCCATAACAGCTCGTCAAAATTGAAAGCAATAACGAGCATAACCAATACCGAGGACAGTAAATTAGGGTTTTGAAACGAAGGAGAATGAGAGAGAAAACAATTGCAGTGAATGGATTGAGTTTGGTTGGATCAATAAGAAACCCTAATGGCCATTGACGAAGCAGCGAGaagtttttctctctctctctctctgcccTCTTTTTCTATCTCTCTCctcttttgatatttttttctctctctgtGCAAAGTAAGACTGACCCCGACCTACGTTAGCACAAAAAGAAGTATACAAAATTACTTAGCGCAATGTATAATATGTGGATCTCCTAAgttctaaccctagccgtcaccttttttttttcttcttagtttatcaaagaggggtgatttcaggtcaaatcttgacctaaaatcacccctccaaattgttttttctttctcgttattaaataagtgtgatttttcacatatttgtttggttttgtgttatttgttatcccgtccttgtgcggtgtattctgttgtgccgtctctgtgcggtgtattttgttttcccgtctttgtgcggtgttcatttgtttcaggttgaaggattagatccgatcaagtacaaatctatccaatgtcgacttttgtgttatcaacgctgcagatctgggggcatggacattccagacatttcaatatagtcatatatgtaggcttatgtaatttgccgttttatgctattaacatggatgctgtgagtttgtttgcagattcatcctttttgtttttagcaaatttgaatttgtattacatcgatgtactctatcagtttgaatgaatgaatatcctttatttttagtcaaaaaaaaaatgtataatatgTGGAATCTCGTTATTGCCCTTTGGGTTTAGCTGGAATTATGAAATGGCCATTCACGCACGCCTGATCCATGCCGCACACAGCACATTATTATTGTCACTTTCTTTTTTATGACACATTATTGGCGGTTGTCACTTTGGAAAGTGAgggaaaaaaacacaaattaatgaattatttattgTCATgggtagggttgggaataggtcaCGCAACTTATAGGCGTCTTCGGTCTGACCTGTGTAAGTCTGGTCTAGTCTggcctatttaaaaaaagtcTGTTTACATGAATAGGTCATGCTCGTGGCTCTAAAAAAGTCTACAAAACCTGATAAATcggcctgtttatatttaattattattatttatatattattatttaatcatgtttgtaattttattaacttttaattattgtgctaatcattttattagtttttttcttaatgttgaagaaattataaaaatttaaatgtgaaataagcttttaaataggctacaagACCATGTCAGACTTTAAAAAGGCTCAAGTCAGGCCAAAATAAATAGCATTTGATAGGTCGTAGACCAGACTCAGGCCTAAAGAAAAATTgtaggccaggcttaggcctATCAagggctggcctggcctgttcctaACCCTAGTCATTGGACAGTTTGATGTTACATTGGagattttttaaatgaaaaataaaactgGTCCCCGTAACTTTAgtcagttggtagggatatcgcactatatgtgcagaggcgggttcgaacccggaacACTCCACTTAatcacttttaaggtgaattttctagccactagactatttgacaacaaaaaaatgaaaaccggaaggaaaaaatttattaaataaattatgtaatttatcaattatttataGTAAATCAtttctctattaaaaaaaaattggttgaccAAAAAAATTGTAGAGCAAAATGCTAACGAGACTTCTCAAACAATTTTTAACCATtttatttaaggaaaatgctaaacagtgcccccggggcactctttaagcatcttaaatagtaagtttttgttaaaattttatgaaaatgtgtgcagtcaacgcctcaaaaattgaaatgttcCACTTTTTGAggaaattatttctttaaatagaatgcttaaagagtgccccgggggcactgtttagcaagaccatttatttaaatacatTAGAGAACTGCTATCTTCAAATTTGCtgacaaactttttttatatcaCACGCTCATACTAGTGACATGACTTGTTGTATGGGCATGTGATGAAAAGAGTTTGTCAAAAAGTTTGATAATTAGCAGttctcaaaatattatttatttaaaaagttaaataatttttttacaaaaaaagttaaatattttgatttttaatgtaTTGACTTcacatattttaataaaaaattcttaaaaaattaaGATGTTTAAATAGTATTCTTAGTGCACTTGTTAGCAACACTCAAATAATAAATATGACCTGAAATTCATCTTAGAGGACATCTTAGAGGAATTTCCAGTAGATGTATGGCGTGTGCACGTTCATCTGTACTGTAGTACCATTGACATGTACTTGCAATTCTCAATATTTTCTCCTCAATGATCAAAAACATCAACTAAAATTCATCATAAGAGGTACATGTCCTTTGCTTGTTCTATCCTATTTTTAGCTACAGAGTACAAACTCATTGCATGAATGACATTCGAAGCACAGTggaatatttaaaattaatatatcagaCTGCTTTATTATTCACAATAATTTATCTGGAAAACAACATAATAACGTTCAACTGGagtgattatatatatttttaaagtaaaaaaatctcaatttttgtctaaaaaaaaagagtaaaatctCAATCTTCAAGGACTGAAATCTATTTTAAGTTTAAATTATTCATACAATTCACAGTATGTCAATATCTCTATGATACGTACTACTTCTTTCTTAcattactttattttattttttattaattttagtaataaaatttttttttttcattaatgggtttttactttatttcataaaaaaaattataattagccGATGATTGAACATGAGATCTCAGGTACACTATTCAAATCTCTCATCATTAGATCGAACATAGTGGCTTAATTACATATCACTTTTTTTAGGGTTATGCTAATTGGTGCCCCGaacactggttaaggaaaccaaaaaaaaaaaaaattaaattgaaaataatattttttagactttcgagacGTTGTttgcacaaacttcaatgtcACATTACTGTATTTGTTTTCTTAAACACTAGcccgggacactgtttagcattttcatttttttatcgaGAAAAACTTGACTAGATAAAATTTTAGTAATATTGATGAATTAACATTAGCTGCAAAAAGAT encodes:
- the LOC123923471 gene encoding serine/threonine-protein phosphatase 4 regulatory subunit 3-like isoform X1, which gives rise to MGAPEKPQTNANSMQRVKVYRLNDDGKWDDQGTGHVTIDYMERSEELGLFVYDEEDNETILLHRISSDDIYRKQEDSIISWRDPEYSTELALSFQEPSGCSYIWDHICNVQRNMHFNTLNNEPFQSTNSELRELPAVELTTLPLILKTVVDSSISDQIRVTELLSSNQEFFRKLMELFRMCEDLENMDSLHTIYKIVKGIILLNSPPILEKIFKDEFIVDIIGALEYDPESTTVQHHRKFLKDHVVFKEAIPIKDPNALAKIHQTYRVGYLKDVVLARVLDDATCATINSIIHANNAFVIAMLKDDNTFIQELFARLKSPSTSQESKKNLVHFLYEFCSVSKSLQMVQQLRLFRDLMNEGIFDIVSDVLQSQDKKLVLTGTDILLLFMNQDPNLLRSYVVRQEGVALLGLLVKGMVTDFGESMHCQFLEILRILLDSSTLSGPQRDTIIDIFFEKHLGQLIEVITASCPSENIADASIKSTNPGQSVQFQRKTKPEILLNICELLYFCVLHHPYRIKCNFLVNSAIENILLLTRRAERYLVVCAVRFVRTVLSRNDEHMLNYFVKNNILKPIIDAFVANGNRYNLLNSAVLELFEYIRKENDLKLLLKHLVDSYWGQLVKFEHLVSIHSLKVKYEQCVDNGGTNGAAVVDLRRRIDERAVEREEEERYFNEDRCISSFLTIIRFFNFLCSCCGVSELWGNFISDEDDVASVSVSRDHKGHQQPSLSNGVTPKHPQSSRRSLVDYEDDEDDEDYKPPPKKQKETSEEDEGILESLRLKRKLPSKDKDPELVKKQKLTKNSKSKDSVFAALCSTLSQAVLPSKKSAINIHTGAQTVEGRTSSSEDNQEDRQNVTRSSADNSNIGAEDNLVEKDSSASRSFSDRLHAKSDNKQIGGEERPLLPPKSSPEMAVNGS
- the LOC123923471 gene encoding serine/threonine-protein phosphatase 4 regulatory subunit 3-like isoform X2, which produces MGAPEKPQTNANSMQRVKVYRLNDDGKWDDQGTGHVTIDYMERSEELGLFVYDEEDNETILLHRISSDDIYRKQEDSIISWRDPEYSTELALSFQEPSGCSYIWDHICNVQRNMHFNTLNNEPFQSTNSELRELPAVELTTLPLILKTVVDSSISDQIRVTELLSSNQEFFRKLMELFRMCEDLENMDSLHTIYKIVKGIILLNSPPILEKIFKDEFIVDIIGALEYDPESTTVQHHRKFLKDHVVFKEAIPIKDPNALAKIHQTYRVGYLKDVVLARVLDDATCATINSIIHANNAFVIAMLKDDNTFIQELFARLKSPSTSQESKKNLVHFLYEFCSVSKSLQMVQQLRLFRDLMNEGIFDIVSDVLQSQDKKLVLTGTDILLLFMNQDPNLLRSYVVRQEGVALLGLLVKGMVTDFGESMHCQFLEILRILLDSSTLSGPQRDTIIDIFFEKHLGQLIEVITASCPSENIADASIKSTNPGQSVQFQRKTKPEILLNICELLYFCVLHHPYRIKCNFLVNSAIENILLLTRRAERYLVVCAVRFVRTVLSRNDEHMLNYFVKNNILKPIIDAFVANGNRYNLLNSAVLELFEYIRKENDLKLLLKHLVDSYWGQLVKFEHLVSIHSLKVKYEQCVDNGGTNGAAVVDLRRRIDERAVEREEEERYFNEDSDEDDVASVSVSRDHKGHQQPSLSNGVTPKHPQSSRRSLVDYEDDEDDEDYKPPPKKQKETSEEDEGILESLRLKRKLPSKDKDPELVKKQKLTKNSKSKDSVFAALCSTLSQAVLPSKKSAINIHTGAQTVEGRTSSSEDNQEDRQNVTRSSADNSNIGAEDNLVEKDSSASRSFSDRLHAKSDNKQIGGEERPLLPPKSSPEMAVNGS